The following coding sequences lie in one Verrucomicrobiota bacterium JB022 genomic window:
- a CDS encoding PfkB family carbohydrate kinase produces the protein MEYKARTLEELSAKTSRAAEKHALLGFDGFVDKIMKVVNSRQGQGRAFEAMSEITQFGNRINAAAGESANIELYPEMEKLGGNGPIMGNAVRAAGIDTTYVGALGQPIDPVFADFAQKCKVVSICNPGITHALEFDDGKIMLGVTAPLDDVTYDRIVDSIGEGVFFDMISRADLIGLVNWTMIPNMTTLFNDLLTKVLPNLGPKENGRCFFFDLADPAKRSQSDLLAVLKTIARFCSFGSVTLGLNLAEARQVSRVLNLTEDSSSPEEIRLMAERIREALDLTCVVVHPRHGAAASTKEGSWWVQGPLCAKPLISTGAGDHFNAGFATAQVIGLSTPACLTVAVATSGQYVRTAKSPSLYDTARFIESWS, from the coding sequence GATCATGAAAGTGGTCAACAGCCGCCAAGGGCAAGGCCGGGCGTTCGAGGCGATGAGCGAGATCACGCAGTTCGGCAACCGCATCAACGCGGCTGCGGGCGAGAGCGCCAACATCGAGCTCTACCCCGAGATGGAAAAGCTGGGCGGCAATGGCCCCATCATGGGCAACGCCGTGCGTGCCGCTGGCATCGACACGACCTACGTGGGTGCCCTCGGCCAACCGATCGACCCTGTTTTTGCCGACTTTGCGCAAAAGTGCAAGGTGGTGAGCATTTGCAACCCCGGCATCACCCACGCGCTGGAGTTTGACGACGGCAAGATCATGCTGGGCGTCACCGCCCCGCTAGACGACGTGACGTACGACCGCATCGTCGATTCCATCGGCGAAGGCGTGTTCTTCGACATGATCAGCCGCGCCGACCTGATCGGGCTCGTCAACTGGACGATGATCCCGAACATGACCACCCTCTTCAACGACCTGTTGACGAAGGTGTTGCCTAACCTCGGGCCCAAGGAAAACGGACGCTGTTTCTTCTTCGATCTCGCCGACCCGGCCAAGCGCTCCCAAAGCGACCTGCTGGCCGTGCTCAAGACCATCGCGCGCTTCTGCAGCTTTGGCAGCGTGACGCTGGGCCTTAACCTCGCCGAAGCGCGCCAGGTGAGCCGTGTGCTGAACCTGACCGAAGACAGCAGCAGCCCGGAAGAGATTCGCCTGATGGCCGAACGCATCCGCGAGGCGCTCGACCTTACCTGCGTCGTCGTCCACCCGCGCCACGGGGCGGCCGCTTCGACCAAGGAGGGCTCGTGGTGGGTCCAAGGCCCCCTCTGCGCCAAGCCGCTGATCAGCACCGGCGCAGGCGACCACTTCAACGCGGGCTTTGCCACCGCCCAGGTCATCGGCCTGAGCACGCCCGCCTGCCTCACCGTCGCCGTCGCCACCAGCGGCCAATACGTGCGCACCGCCAAAAGCCCTTCGCTCTACGACACCGCACGCTTCATCGAAAGCTGGTCATAG